A single genomic interval of Oryza sativa Japonica Group chromosome 7, ASM3414082v1 harbors:
- the LOC4342962 gene encoding uncharacterized protein: MVDPAPRRRRPAAGGGGGGAAEAALVLLALAALYGAMSLVAYRVIHMRHVAPLGADAPLGDFSEGRVLHHLRRLSVDIPGRQEGSPGLEAAARYIKGQLEELAARAGPEYRIEVEESLVSGSFSMRFLRHRVTLTYRNHKNIVMRISSNVSEDQDLAFLVNGHFDSPLGSPGAADCGSCVASMLELSRLIIDSGWVPSQPVIFLFNGAEELFLLGSHGFIKTHKWNNTIGAFINIEASGSGGADLVCQSGPGSWPSRIYAQTAKYPMANSVAQDMFGIIPGDTDYRIFAEDITNIPGLDIIFVLGGYFYHTSYDTVENLLPGSIQARGENLFNLVKAFTNSPMLLKENKRSNEAAMPIKDDLRAIFFDYLTWFMVIYPRGVSLVLHSLPVAIFLLAPLFLTSPNITLMSWSLTVLDLMRGMLLHAFGAILAIVIPAVAAAVRLLFTKNAMNWFAHPYLAFLMFVPTSLAGLFIPRIIWGLSEQAHFWGAFGLYSLITLVYMLAGLSGGFLTFFISMSMLLGRFICSISWKHWNKQSPKLLVGYVVPMIPCLLYCLYYGGFLIQFLIEKMGMMGSLPKPYGYFVADVIVGSVIGLVVGWCFGPVTPIASRWLAKTSILHGLLQVTVVGLAISSQLFPYSTGAPKRVVLQHTFVTDANSIVESHYGFSVVDANSLEFLFNNAPEAAKWLKDNSLLSFEEKYHSDRSSWLALYPVNFLFSGSLKFPSENEEIRKHYQHFPQMVIQKTSSNNGHRRMHLELSLGSLSEIWTSVLNITGPLSNWSFSDMTLPDPQSFSGGPPSYICRLSGESHENWSFWLEANSSEPLRIDVAVLDQYLLDRTRKLKSLFPSWADITAFTTFFSTYHL; the protein is encoded by the exons ATGGTGGaccccgcgccgcggcggcgtcgacccgcggcgggcggcggaggaggaggcgccgcggAGGCCGCGCTCGTGCTGCTCGCCCTGGCGGCGCTCTACGGCGCCATGTCCCTCGTCGCCTACCGCGTCATCCACATGCGCCACGTCGCCCCCCTGGGCGCCGACGCGCCGCTCGGGGACTTCTCCGAGGGACGCGtgctccaccacctccgccgcctctccgtCGACATCCCCGGCCGCCAg GAGGGGAGCCCGGGGCTGGAGGCCGCGGCGCGGTACATCAAGGGGCAGCTCGAGGagctcgccgcgcgcgcggggccGGAGTACAG AATAGAGGTTGAGGAATCACTTGTTAGTGGCTCGTTCAGCATGAGGTTTTTGCGCCACAGAGTAACTCTAACATACAGGAATCACAAGAATATTGTTATGAG GATTTCATCAAATGTTTCAGAAGATCAGGATCTAGCCTTCTTGGTGAATGGACATTTTGACAGTCCACTTGGATCTCCTGGTGCAGCTGACTGTGGTTCTTGTGTTG CATCTATGCTTGAGTTATCAAGGCTCATCATTGATTCTGGGTGGGTTCCTTCTCAACCGGTGATTTTTCTATTCAACGGAGCTGAAGAACTTTTCCTTTTG GGTTCACATGGTTTCATAAAGACACATAAATGGAACAACACGATTGGTGCCTTTATTAATATCGAAGCTTCTGGAAGCGGCGGTGCTG ATTTAGTTTGTCAATCTGGACCTGGATCTTGGCCTTCTCGTATTTATGCTCAGACTGCGAAGTATCCTATGGCAAACAGTGTTGCTCAG GATATGTTTGGAATAATCCCAGGTGATACAGATTATAGGATATTTGCTGAAGACATTACAAACATTCCAGGACTTGATATTATCTTTGTTCTGGGTGGTTATTTTTACCATACTTCATATGATACTGTGGAAAACTTGCT TCCTGGAAGTATTCAAGCACGTGGAGAAAATTTATTCAACCTTGTGAAGGCTTTTACAAATTCTCCCATGCTGTTGAAAGAGAATAAGCGATCTAATGAAGCTGCTATGCCTATAAAGGATGATTTGAGAGCTATCTTTTTTGATTACTTGACTTGGTTCATG GTTATTTATCCCCGTGGTGTCTCTTTGGTTCTCCACAGTCTTCCAGTAGCCATTTTCCTGCTTGCACCACTATTCCTGACGTCTCCAAACATTACCTTGATGTCATGGTCTCTGACTGTTCTGGATTTAATGAGAG GAATGCTGCTTCATGCATTTGGGGCCATCCTTGCAATAGTCATTCCTGCTGTGGCTGCAGCTGTAAGATTGCTATTCACGAAAAATGCAATGAATTG GTTTGCTCACCCTTATTTGGCATTCCTTATGTTTGTTCCAACTTCATTAGCTGGTCTATTTATCCCGAGGATTATAtgg GGATTATCAGAGCAAGCACATTTTTGGGGTGCTTTCGGGCTCTATTCCTTAATAACTTTG GTTTACATGCTAGCTGGCCTGAGTGGAGGTTTTCTAACATTCTTCATTTCCATGTCGATGCTTCTTGGGCGTTTTATCTGTAGCATTAGTTGGAAACATTGGAACAAACAATCACCAAA GTTGTTGGTTGGTTATGTGGTACCTATGATCCCATGTCTCCTTTATTGTCTTTACTATGGTGGTTTCCTTATCCAGTTCTTGATTGAGAAGATGGGAATGATGGGATCTCTCCCAAAACCATACG GATATTTTGTAGCTGATGTCATTGTTGGGTCAGTAATTGGATTGGTCGTGGGATGGTGTTTTGGTCCAGTAACACCTATTGCTAGTCGATGGCTGGCCAAAACCTCCATCCTCCATGGCTTGTTACAAGTTACAGTGGTTGGTTTGGCGATCTCATCTCAACTGTTTCCTTACAGCACTGGAGCACCTAAAAGAGTTGTTCTTCAACACACCTTTGTTACAG ATGCTAATAGTATTGTGGAGTCACACTATGGTTTCTCTGTGGTTGATGCTAATTCATTGGAGTTTCTTTTCAATAATGCGCCTGAGGCAGCAAAATGGCTGAAGGATAACTCACTATTATCTTTTGAAGAAAAGTATCACTCCGACAGAAGTTCATGGTTG gCACTATATCCTGTCAATTTCTTGTTCTCTGGGAGCTTAAAGTTTCCTTCAGAAAATGAAGAGATTAGAAAACATTACCAGCATTTCCCCCAGATGGTTATTCAGAAGACCTCGAGTAATAATGGGCACCGGAGGATGCATCTTGAGCTTTCACTTGG TTCATTATCGGAGATTTGGACCTCTGTGCTTAATATTACTGGACCACTATCAAATTGGTCCTTTTCTGATATGACACTTCCAG ATCCTCAAAGTTTTAGTGGCGGGCCACCATCATATATATGCAGACTTAGTGGAGAAAGCCACGAGAATTGGTCTTTCTGGTTGGAG
- the LOC4342966 gene encoding transcription initiation factor TFIID subunit 15 isoform X1 yields the protein MAGFMSRGPPNGSVYVCNLPPGTDETMLAEYFGTIGLLKKDKRTGRPKIWIYRDKVTNEPKGDATVTYEDPHAASAAVEWFNNKDFHGSTIQVHIAESKNKDMNDSSATASLNNSAELGGQDELDNGEGRGRGRGDGPGKAWQQDGDWLCPNTSCGNVNFAFRGVCNLCGAARPAGVSGSSAGGGGRGRGRGSDDARGGSRAAAAAAVGGPPGLFGPNDWPCPMCGNINWAKRMKCNICNTTKPGHNEGGVRGGRGGGYKELDEEELEEVKRRRKEAEEDDGEMYDEFGNLKKKFRAKTQQTENAPTLPGSGRAGWEVEQRGSTGREGKERSRDQGRDHDYDERDSRNRDRGSHGRERRRSRDREKERGRDTGRDHSYERSWERGTERDHDRYR from the exons ATGGCTGGGTTTATGTCAAGAGGCCCCCCAAATGGTTCTGTTTATGTATGCAATCTGCCTCCTGGAACCGATGAGACCATGCTGGCTGAATATTTTGGCACCATAGGGTTGCTAAAG AAGGACAAAAGGACTGGGCGTCCAAAAATCTGGATATATAGGGACAAAGTTACCAATGAACCAAAGGGTGATGCGACAGTCACCTATGAAGATCCGCATGCTGCTTCAGCTGCAGTAGAATGGTTCAATAACAAAGATTTCCATGGAAGCACCATTCAGGTTCATATAGCTGAGTCAAAAAACAAAGACATGAATGATAGCTCTGCAACTGCAAGTTTGAACAACTCTGCTGAACTTGGTGGACAAGATGAATTAGATAACGGGGAAggcagagggagagggcgcggtGATGGTCCAGGAAAAGCCTGGCAGCAAGATGGGGATTGGCTGTGCCCAAATACAAG TTGTGGCAATGTAAACTTTGCCTTTCGTGGTGTCTGTAATCTCTGTGGAGCTGCTCGCCCTGCTGGTGTTAGTGGATCaagtgctggtggtggtggtaggggTAGAGGCCGTGGAAGTGATGATGCAAGAGGAGGCagccgtgctgctgctgctgctgctgttggtggTCCTCCTGGACTGTTTGGTCCAAATGATTGGCCTTGCCCAAT GTGTGGCAACATAAATTGGGCAAAGCGGATGAAATGTAATATCTGTAACACCACCAAGCCAGGTCACAATGAAGGTGGTGTTAG AGGTGGCCGGGGTGGTGGGTATAAAGAACTTGATGAAGAAGAACTAGAGGAAGTTAAAAGGCGCCGCAAAGAGGCTGAAGAG GATGACGGAGAGATGTATGATGAATTTGGCAACCTCAAAAAGAAATTTCGTGCTAAAACACAACAAACTGAAAATGCACCAACTCTTCCTGGGTCTGGACGTGCTGGATGGGAGGTCGAGCAACGTG GCTCCACTGGAAGAGAAGGCAAGGAAAGGAGCAGAGATCAGGGCAGAGACCATGACTACGATGAACGGGATAGCAGGAACAGAGATAGAGGCAGTCATGGAAGGGAGCGGCGCCGAAGTAGAGACCGTGAGAAGGAAAGGGGGAGGGACACGGGCAGAGATCACAGCTATGAGAGGAGCTGGGAGCGAGGAACCGAGCGTGACCATGATCGCTATAGATGA
- the LOC4342966 gene encoding transcription initiation factor TFIID subunit 15 isoform X2 — protein sequence MGSSQKDKRTGRPKIWIYRDKVTNEPKGDATVTYEDPHAASAAVEWFNNKDFHGSTIQVHIAESKNKDMNDSSATASLNNSAELGGQDELDNGEGRGRGRGDGPGKAWQQDGDWLCPNTSCGNVNFAFRGVCNLCGAARPAGVSGSSAGGGGRGRGRGSDDARGGSRAAAAAAVGGPPGLFGPNDWPCPMCGNINWAKRMKCNICNTTKPGHNEGGVRGGRGGGYKELDEEELEEVKRRRKEAEEDDGEMYDEFGNLKKKFRAKTQQTENAPTLPGSGRAGWEVEQRGSTGREGKERSRDQGRDHDYDERDSRNRDRGSHGRERRRSRDREKERGRDTGRDHSYERSWERGTERDHDRYR from the exons ATGGGGTCTTCCCAG AAGGACAAAAGGACTGGGCGTCCAAAAATCTGGATATATAGGGACAAAGTTACCAATGAACCAAAGGGTGATGCGACAGTCACCTATGAAGATCCGCATGCTGCTTCAGCTGCAGTAGAATGGTTCAATAACAAAGATTTCCATGGAAGCACCATTCAGGTTCATATAGCTGAGTCAAAAAACAAAGACATGAATGATAGCTCTGCAACTGCAAGTTTGAACAACTCTGCTGAACTTGGTGGACAAGATGAATTAGATAACGGGGAAggcagagggagagggcgcggtGATGGTCCAGGAAAAGCCTGGCAGCAAGATGGGGATTGGCTGTGCCCAAATACAAG TTGTGGCAATGTAAACTTTGCCTTTCGTGGTGTCTGTAATCTCTGTGGAGCTGCTCGCCCTGCTGGTGTTAGTGGATCaagtgctggtggtggtggtaggggTAGAGGCCGTGGAAGTGATGATGCAAGAGGAGGCagccgtgctgctgctgctgctgctgttggtggTCCTCCTGGACTGTTTGGTCCAAATGATTGGCCTTGCCCAAT GTGTGGCAACATAAATTGGGCAAAGCGGATGAAATGTAATATCTGTAACACCACCAAGCCAGGTCACAATGAAGGTGGTGTTAG AGGTGGCCGGGGTGGTGGGTATAAAGAACTTGATGAAGAAGAACTAGAGGAAGTTAAAAGGCGCCGCAAAGAGGCTGAAGAG GATGACGGAGAGATGTATGATGAATTTGGCAACCTCAAAAAGAAATTTCGTGCTAAAACACAACAAACTGAAAATGCACCAACTCTTCCTGGGTCTGGACGTGCTGGATGGGAGGTCGAGCAACGTG GCTCCACTGGAAGAGAAGGCAAGGAAAGGAGCAGAGATCAGGGCAGAGACCATGACTACGATGAACGGGATAGCAGGAACAGAGATAGAGGCAGTCATGGAAGGGAGCGGCGCCGAAGTAGAGACCGTGAGAAGGAAAGGGGGAGGGACACGGGCAGAGATCACAGCTATGAGAGGAGCTGGGAGCGAGGAACCGAGCGTGACCATGATCGCTATAGATGA